A stretch of DNA from Kiritimatiellia bacterium:
AACCCGATCAGCCTGTTCGAGGGCTACCGCGGCCGGCGGCCGGAGGACGTGCCGCCGGAGTGGCTGGAGCGGGTGCGGTTCGAGACGGGGGCCCTCTATGCCGAGCGCGGCGTCCGGGAGATGTGCCCATGAGCGATACCGCCTCCATGCCCTGGTTGCAGGCCCGGTTCCCGGCCGGGGGGTTGTCCGTCAAGATCGTCGGCCTCGGCGGCACCGGCTCGCAGGTCGCGCGCGGGCTGTGCCTCTACCTCGGGGCCGCGGCCGCGGACAGCCGGATCGTACTGCTGGACGGCGACGCGTTCGAGCCGGCCAATGCCTCGCGGATGTTCTTCAGCCGGCCGGGCAACAAGGCCGAGGTGCTCCGGGAGGATTTGCTGCCGTTCCTCGCGGACAGCCGCGTGACGCTGCTGGCGGCGGGCGAATACGTGACGGCGGAGAACCTGCCGCGGTGGATCCAGTCGGGCGACATCGTCTTCCTGTGCGTGGACAACCACGCCACCCGGAAGCTGGTCGGCGACTTCTGCGCCGGGCGCGGCGCGGCGCCCGCGCCGGCGGACCTCACGCTCATCAGCGGGGGCAACGACGGCATCGAGACCACGCCCGAGGGCGAGGTGCGGCGCGGGACGTACGGCAACGCGCAGGTGTACCTGCGGCGGAACGGGGCGGACGTCACGCCGGACCTGTCCCGGTTTCATCCCGAGATCGCGGCGCCGCGCGACCGGCTGCCGACGGACAAGGGCTGCTCTGAACTGATGGACTCGGTGCCCCAGCTTTTTTTCGCGAACCTGCTCGTGGCCTCGGTTATGCTGAACACGTTTTACCTGCTGGCGTGCGGGGCGCTCGGTTACCACGAAATCGCCTTCGACCTGGCCGAAGGGCTCTGCCGGCCGGTCGGCGCTCCCCTGGAGCCCCGGGGCTTATGAAACCCGATACACAGAAGAAAGAGCGGCGCGAGAACCGGGAACTCGCGCTGCTCATGGCCGTCGTGCTGCTGCTGGTCGCCTTCGGGCTGGCGGTGCTCGCGAGCGCGGGCAGCGTCCGCGGCCGGGCGCTGGCGGGCGACCCGGCCTACTTCGTCAAGCGCCAGGCGGCCTGGTTGATCCTCGGTCTCGCGGCCGCGTGGGCGGGGTACCGCCTGCCGTACCCGCTCTGGCGCCGGTGGACCCGGCCCCTCGCGCTGGGGGCCATCGTGCTGCTGCTCGCCGTCCTGTTCCTCGGGCCGCGGATCGGCGGCAGCCGGCGCTGGCTTCGGGTCGGCGAGATCACGGTCCAGCCGTCGGAGCTGGCCAAGTTCGCGGCCATCGTCATGATCGCCGCCCGGATCGCCGGCACGCCCCTGCGGACGCAGCGGTACAAGGAAGGGCTGCTGATCCCCGGCGGGCTGGCGCTGCTGCTGGCCTCGCTCGTGCTGCTGGAGCCGGACGTCGGCACGGCGGTGCTGATGGGCGGGATCGGGGTTGTGCTGCTGTTCGTCTCCGGGTTCCGCGTGCACCCGCTGGTGCTCGCGGGGCTGGTGCTCGCGCTGGGCGGCGCGCTCTATGTCCGGCTGGACCCCGTCCGCTGGCGCCGGGTCGAGGCCTGGTGGTGGCCCGAGCGGCACCCGGCCATCGCCCACCAGTTCCTCGAGTCCCGCAACGCGTTCATCCTCGGCGGCACGCGCATCCAGCCGGGCCGCAGCATCCAGAAGCACTACTACCTGCCGGAGCCGCACACCGATTTCATCTACGCGATCCTGGCCGAGGAGTACGGCGTGTGGGGCTCGACGTCGGTCCTCGCGCTGTTCGGCCTGTTTCTTTTCCTGGGCACCCGGATCAGCCGGCGCGCCCCGGACCTGTTCGGCGCGCTGCTGGGCTTCGGGATCACGCTGTCCGTTTCGCTCCAGGCGATGTTTAACATCGCCGTGGTCACGGGCATGTTGCCCACCAAGGGCATCACGCTTCCGTTCTTCAGCTACGGCGGCAGTTCGCTGGTCATGTCGCTGTTCCAGGTCGGCATCCTGCTCAACATCGGACGCCGGTCGCTGGGCCGCGATCCCCTGGCGCCGCCGGCCGGGGACCGGGTCTTCGAATCGTCTTTCGCCGGGCTTGCGACGGCGCGGGAACGGCAGTAGAAAGGAGAAGTCCATGACGGGAGATCACTACCATCAGGAGTACATTCGCGGGCTGATCGAATCGCTCGGGTGCTGCCCGGCCGGCCGGTTCTGCACGTTCAAGGAGGTCTTCGCGCGCACGCCCGGCGACACGCGGATGCTGCAGCAGATCAAGGCCATCGAGGTCTTCAAGTATCACCGCAGCCAGCGCGAGGGGCGGGCCATCGAGTGGGAGGAGGCGCTCGACCTGTGGAAGGCCGAGGGCCACGCCGCGGCCTTCGGCGGGGTGCCCGTTGCCGTGCCCGGGAACGGGCCGAACGGCGCGACCCGGGAACTGATCGAGGAACTGGCCTGCTGCCCGAAGGGGTATTACTGCACGTTCAAGGAAATCCTGGTCCGCTTCGCGCCCCGCGAC
This window harbors:
- a CDS encoding cell division protein FtsW gives rise to the protein MKPDTQKKERRENRELALLMAVVLLLVAFGLAVLASAGSVRGRALAGDPAYFVKRQAAWLILGLAAAWAGYRLPYPLWRRWTRPLALGAIVLLLAVLFLGPRIGGSRRWLRVGEITVQPSELAKFAAIVMIAARIAGTPLRTQRYKEGLLIPGGLALLLASLVLLEPDVGTAVLMGGIGVVLLFVSGFRVHPLVLAGLVLALGGALYVRLDPVRWRRVEAWWWPERHPAIAHQFLESRNAFILGGTRIQPGRSIQKHYYLPEPHTDFIYAILAEEYGVWGSTSVLALFGLFLFLGTRISRRAPDLFGALLGFGITLSVSLQAMFNIAVVTGMLPTKGITLPFFSYGGSSLVMSLFQVGILLNIGRRSLGRDPLAPPAGDRVFESSFAGLATARERQ
- a CDS encoding ThiF family adenylyltransferase, which gives rise to MSDTASMPWLQARFPAGGLSVKIVGLGGTGSQVARGLCLYLGAAAADSRIVLLDGDAFEPANASRMFFSRPGNKAEVLREDLLPFLADSRVTLLAAGEYVTAENLPRWIQSGDIVFLCVDNHATRKLVGDFCAGRGAAPAPADLTLISGGNDGIETTPEGEVRRGTYGNAQVYLRRNGADVTPDLSRFHPEIAAPRDRLPTDKGCSELMDSVPQLFFANLLVASVMLNTFYLLACGALGYHEIAFDLAEGLCRPVGAPLEPRGL